Proteins found in one Vagococcus carniphilus genomic segment:
- a CDS encoding glycosyltransferase: MIYCIGNGLGKKLPGIEHSQVKRIKLFHQLGEKAKIIVLNHSVDLYDNAEIVGVSSNVFSIYDYFQEAIGDNQYSLKDYYEYWLNDSDYRIQLVDKSNDVKIFYEEDYIAYAHFYDEDFKKIHFINYFDTPYEDRRIIKREVFDKRGFLSVIQVLGEKNKLVSERFFNPSGEEKIVCYYNTDRKISRIELLNYKNKIHYFKNKDEWQAFFLDELNLEDVLFFSDRTISVMKSVTLMKTKIKLIPVIHSVHLRQPFVAETSDITSPYQCIFNHLEYVTGVVASTKWQQEELNRRLPENITAYSIPVGSVDTMKKVPFEKRNPYKIVCMARYFSEKQLFHQIKVIQQLLHEFPKLELHLFGYGDSSNQFKEEKFLKQYVKEHHLEEHVFFRGYLIDLDTEYNEAGAMLLTSTVEGFCLSLLEAIEHGVPVISYDIRYGPREMIQQGKNGYLVEKNNVDEMRDRLSELLSQTELHKEMSNNAYEIAKEFSKEKVLEKWQNLLEVENK, translated from the coding sequence TTGATTTACTGCATAGGTAATGGTTTAGGCAAGAAATTACCAGGTATTGAGCATAGCCAAGTAAAGAGAATAAAGTTATTTCATCAACTAGGTGAAAAAGCTAAAATCATTGTACTTAATCATAGTGTTGATTTATATGATAATGCGGAAATAGTTGGTGTTTCAAGTAATGTCTTTTCTATTTATGATTATTTTCAAGAAGCAATTGGAGATAATCAATATTCGTTGAAAGACTATTATGAATACTGGCTAAATGATTCTGATTACCGAATTCAATTAGTAGATAAGAGTAATGATGTTAAAATTTTTTATGAAGAGGATTATATTGCTTATGCCCACTTCTATGATGAGGATTTCAAAAAAATTCATTTTATCAACTATTTTGATACACCATATGAAGATAGAAGAATCATTAAACGCGAAGTTTTTGATAAACGAGGTTTTTTGTCTGTTATTCAAGTGTTAGGAGAAAAAAATAAGCTTGTATCTGAACGTTTTTTTAATCCTTCAGGTGAGGAAAAAATAGTTTGTTATTACAATACTGACCGGAAAATATCAAGAATTGAACTTTTAAACTATAAGAACAAAATACATTATTTTAAGAACAAAGATGAATGGCAAGCCTTTTTTTTAGATGAACTAAACCTAGAGGATGTGCTCTTTTTTTCTGACAGGACTATTTCTGTTATGAAAAGTGTGACGCTTATGAAAACTAAAATTAAATTAATACCTGTTATTCATAGTGTTCATCTAAGACAACCATTCGTAGCGGAAACATCAGATATTACTTCGCCTTATCAATGTATTTTTAATCATTTAGAGTATGTCACAGGTGTGGTTGCATCAACAAAATGGCAACAAGAAGAATTGAATAGACGTTTGCCAGAAAATATAACTGCTTATTCAATTCCTGTAGGTTCTGTTGATACAATGAAAAAAGTGCCATTTGAAAAAAGAAATCCGTACAAAATAGTTTGTATGGCAAGATATTTTTCTGAAAAACAATTATTTCATCAAATTAAAGTGATTCAACAATTGCTTCATGAATTTCCAAAGTTAGAACTTCATTTATTTGGTTATGGAGACTCTTCTAATCAATTTAAAGAAGAAAAATTTTTAAAGCAGTACGTTAAGGAACATCATCTTGAAGAACATGTCTTCTTTAGAGGTTACTTGATAGATTTAGATACTGAATATAATGAAGCTGGGGCAATGCTTTTAACAAGTACAGTTGAAGGTTTTTGTTTATCTCTGCTAGAGGCAATTGAACATGGGGTACCAGTTATTTCTTATGATATTAGATATGGGCCAAGAGAGATGATTCAGCAAGGAAAAAATGGCTACCTAGTTGAAAAGAATAATGTGGATGAAATGAGAGATAGGTTGTCTGAATTATTAAGTCAGACAGAATTACATAAAGAAATGTCTAATAATGCCTATGAAATTGCTAAAGAATTTTCAAAAGAAAAGGTTTTGGAAAAATGGCAAAATTTATTGGAAGTAGAAAATAAATAA